A window of Pedococcus aerophilus contains these coding sequences:
- a CDS encoding GmrSD restriction endonuclease domain-containing protein: protein MIRRPDSCWPAFAGLVLLVATTSGCMPANADSPAFSTLTGSVDPEGRQPTAASAVPAGTTGPASTTSPEPAPRPSAPTTTVRPGTAVTTLAVLRVKGRAPMTGYDRGEFGQAWADTDRNGCDTRNDILRRDLAPFTLKAGTNGCLVLTGTLLDPYTGKKIGFVRGSGTSSAVQVDHVVALSDAWQKGAQQWSTARRTAFANDPLNLLAVDGPTNARKGDGDAATWLPPRKAVRCSYVARQVAVKHRYGLWVTAAERDAVIRVLSSCPGQALPRASASVPLGGGRVTTGPAPTRAAASPTPSGTKTRSSETDPRFGTCREANAAGYGPYRRGADPEYDWYQDRDDDGLVCER from the coding sequence ATGATTCGCCGTCCCGACTCCTGCTGGCCCGCGTTCGCCGGGCTCGTCCTGCTGGTCGCCACGACCTCGGGGTGCATGCCGGCGAACGCCGACTCCCCGGCCTTCTCCACGCTGACCGGCTCCGTGGACCCCGAGGGGCGCCAGCCCACCGCCGCCTCAGCCGTCCCGGCGGGGACGACCGGGCCTGCGTCGACCACCTCACCGGAGCCGGCCCCGCGTCCCTCGGCACCCACCACGACGGTCCGCCCCGGCACGGCCGTCACGACCCTGGCCGTGCTCCGGGTCAAGGGGCGTGCGCCAATGACGGGCTACGACCGCGGCGAGTTCGGCCAGGCGTGGGCCGACACCGACCGCAACGGCTGCGACACCCGCAACGACATCCTGCGCCGCGACCTCGCACCCTTCACGCTCAAGGCAGGCACCAACGGCTGCCTCGTCCTCACCGGCACCCTCCTCGACCCCTACACCGGGAAGAAGATCGGCTTCGTCAGGGGTTCCGGCACCTCGAGCGCAGTGCAGGTCGACCACGTCGTCGCGCTCTCCGACGCGTGGCAGAAGGGCGCCCAGCAGTGGTCGACCGCTCGCCGCACTGCTTTCGCCAACGACCCGTTGAACCTCCTCGCCGTCGACGGCCCGACCAACGCCCGCAAGGGTGACGGCGACGCCGCGACCTGGCTGCCGCCCCGCAAGGCGGTCCGTTGCTCCTACGTCGCCCGCCAGGTGGCGGTGAAGCACCGCTACGGCCTGTGGGTCACGGCGGCCGAGCGAGATGCGGTGATCCGGGTGCTCAGCAGCTGCCCGGGCCAGGCGCTGCCCAGGGCGTCGGCGTCCGTCCCGCTCGGCGGGGGCCGCGTCACAACCGGGCCTGCACCGACCCGTGCAGCCGCCAGCCCCACCCCTTCCGGCACGAAGACCCGAAGCTCCGAAACGGATCCACGGTTCGGGACCTGCCGTGAGGCGAACGCCGCCGGGTACGGCCCGTACCGTCGTGGCGCCGACCCCGAGTACGACTGGTACCAGGACCGCGACGACGACGGGCTCGTCTGCGAGCGGTGA